The Pieris rapae chromosome 16, ilPieRapa1.1, whole genome shotgun sequence genome includes a region encoding these proteins:
- the LOC111000580 gene encoding zinc finger and BTB domain-containing protein 17 isoform X2, whose amino-acid sequence MDNQSCRKLIRLYGTKELLWNSKSSSYHNKSLREEAWREISSEMGVPMPELKKKMTVLLSSYRREKWRISKSQITGSGRDSIYVSKWFGYDDFSFMQDKCTPSVEAGCSELEKETLNMTSTDTYQLKWHSHSSHLNGSVASLLRSERFTDVVLCTMDGSQIPAHKFILSSCSVYFSNLFEGQRSVTRMGGILYVVLPSEISTKALKILVEYMYKGETTVSNEVLDIVLKAGEVLKIRGLWRQTDEIGGDSTPAEKTTTSPSSAKQTEKTKEVSKIALKKDDKILKTFNPIQGQGGRPMFIGPPKLVFIKTSDGTTQAAIRPGVPGTKGQTILVTPAPANTETTTSTITMPTPTISLAIDDAEEGIPARVVKRNVAEKKYGKKQKVEPLEEIKDDDAGSVTSKKSSQSNSAVEVHVKEEPEWDASSIEEEERSIAEMFQAEMSVKSEPCDDVDVEEEGLLYSPLSCELCAEVFSVPAAWVRHVQHHADNDHHHARKRKRQSDSDDTEETTALLRCDLCQKHFPNPAEWVRHVQSSHTETDGEQNKKCEQCNKMFPSHASMLIHLRTHTVSEMCEDITKRNARNCKKYRLRKKSANPNQRVVIKKTNSEKCRQYRQRKKLLAQQVQSNNEAIYIPSNSSLQMTLEPQLITTGERPFVCGLCNKGFNVKSNLLRHLRTLHDQVVSPTQLDEAGPSELKKET is encoded by the exons ATGGATAACCAAAGTTGCCGAAAATTAATACGACTGTATGGTACAAAAGAACTACTGTGGAATAGCAAAAGTTCTTCGTATCATAATAAATCGCTTAGAGAAGAGGCTTGGAGAGAAATCAGTAGTGAAATGGGAGTCCCTATGCcggaattaaagaaaaaaatgactGTGCTCCTATCATCGTACAGAAGAGAAAAATGGAGAATATCTAAAAGCCAAATCACTGGTTCTG GTCGGGACAGTATTTACGTATCAAAATGGTTTGGTTATGACGACTTCAGTTTTATGCAAGACAAGTGTACACCAAGTGTTGAAGCCGG ATGCAGTGAACTAGAgaaagaaacattaaatatgaCATCGACTGACACATATCAGTTAAAATGGCATTCTCACAGCTCCCATTTAAATGGTTCAGTGGCATCGTTGCTACGCTCGGAGCGTTTTACGGACGTTGTACTTTGTACCATGGATGGGTCTCAGATACCGGCCCACAAATTCATCCTCAGCTCATGCAGCGTCTACTTCAGTAATCTCTTCGAAGGACAACGTTCTGTGACGCGTATGGGGGGAATACTGTATGTAGTACTGCCATCAGAGATATCCACAAAAGCCTTAAAGATTCTCGTAGAGTACATGTATaaag GTGAAACCACAGTCTCTAATGAAGTGTTAGACATAGTATTAAAAGCAGGAGAAGTACTCAAAATTAGGGGATTATGGCGTCAGACAGATGAGATTGGAGGTGATTCTACACCTGCTGAGAAGACCACCACTAGCCCATCATCTGCTAAGCAAACtgagaaaacaaaagaagttTCCAAAATAGCCTTAAAAAAAGATGATAAAATTCTCAAAACGTTTAATCCAATACAGGGCCAGGGTGGGAg ACCAATGTTTATTGGCCCCCCAAAGTTGGTTTTCATCAAAACAAGTGATGGGACTACTCAAGCAGCTATAAGACCTGGCGTACCAGGAACCAAAGGTCAGACTATACTTGTGACCCCAGCTCCAGCTAACACGGAAACCACTACATCCACAATCACAATGCCCACACCAACTATCAGTTTGGCTATAGATGATGCCGAAGAAGGAATTCCAGCTAGGGTTGTAAAAAGAAATGTGGCAGAAAAGAAATATGGAAAGAAACAAAAGGTGGAGCCTTTGGAAGAAATTAAGGATGATGATGCAGGCTCTGTTACTTCAA agaAATCAAGTCAAAGTAATTCGGCTGTAGAAGTCCATGTGAAAGAAGAGCCAGAATGGGATGCAAGCAGCATTGAGGAAGAAGAGAGGTCCATAGCAGAGATGTTCCAAGCCGAGATGAGTGTAAAGTCGGAGCCATGTGATGATGTAGATGTTGAGGAAGAGGGACTG ctCTACAGTCCACTGTCATGTGAGCTTTGCGCTGAAGTGTTCTCGGTTCCCGCTGCATGGGTCAGGCATGTGCAGCATCATGCAGACAATGATCATCATCATGCTCGGAAAAGGAAGCGACAATCAGAT agCGACGACACAGAAGAAACGACAGCTTTACTCCGCTGTGACCTTTGCCAGAAACATTTCCCGAACCCAGCCGAATGGGTGAGACACGTACAAAGCTCGCACACTGAGACAG ACGGCGAGCAAAACAAGAAATGCGAACAATGCAACAAGATGTTCCCGTCGCATGCCTCCATGCTCATACACTTGCGCACGCACACGG TTTCCGAGATGTGTGAAGATATTACTAAAAGAAATGCACgaaactgtaaaaaatatcgtttaCGAAAAAAATCTGCAAATCCAAATCAGAgggtagtaataaaaaaaactaactctGAAAAGTGTCGACAGTATAGACAACGAAAAAAATTGCTTGCACAACAAGTACAATCAAATAACGAAGCTATTTATATACCATCAAACTCAAGTTTGCAAATGACGTTAGAACCTCAGCTTATTACCacag
- the LOC111000580 gene encoding zinc finger and BTB domain-containing protein 17 isoform X1, protein MDNQSCRKLIRLYGTKELLWNSKSSSYHNKSLREEAWREISSEMGVPMPELKKKMTVLLSSYRREKWRISKSQITGSGRDSIYVSKWFGYDDFSFMQDKCTPSVEAGCSELEKETLNMTSTDTYQLKWHSHSSHLNGSVASLLRSERFTDVVLCTMDGSQIPAHKFILSSCSVYFSNLFEGQRSVTRMGGILYVVLPSEISTKALKILVEYMYKGETTVSNEVLDIVLKAGEVLKIRGLWRQTDEIGGDSTPAEKTTTSPSSAKQTEKTKEVSKIALKKDDKILKTFNPIQGQGGRPMFIGPPKLVFIKTSDGTTQAAIRPGVPGTKGQTILVTPAPANTETTTSTITMPTPTISLAIDDAEEGIPARVVKRNVAEKKYGKKQKVEPLEEIKDDDAGSVTSKKSSQSNSAVEVHVKEEPEWDASSIEEEERSIAEMFQAEMSVKSEPCDDVDVEEEGLLYSPLSCELCAEVFSVPAAWVRHVQHHADNDHHHARKRKRQSDSDDTEETTALLRCDLCQKHFPNPAEWVRHVQSSHTETELALSNNSEPPKRHNRFTDGEQNKKCEQCNKMFPSHASMLIHLRTHTVSEMCEDITKRNARNCKKYRLRKKSANPNQRVVIKKTNSEKCRQYRQRKKLLAQQVQSNNEAIYIPSNSSLQMTLEPQLITTGERPFVCGLCNKGFNVKSNLLRHLRTLHDQVVSPTQLDEAGPSELKKET, encoded by the exons ATGGATAACCAAAGTTGCCGAAAATTAATACGACTGTATGGTACAAAAGAACTACTGTGGAATAGCAAAAGTTCTTCGTATCATAATAAATCGCTTAGAGAAGAGGCTTGGAGAGAAATCAGTAGTGAAATGGGAGTCCCTATGCcggaattaaagaaaaaaatgactGTGCTCCTATCATCGTACAGAAGAGAAAAATGGAGAATATCTAAAAGCCAAATCACTGGTTCTG GTCGGGACAGTATTTACGTATCAAAATGGTTTGGTTATGACGACTTCAGTTTTATGCAAGACAAGTGTACACCAAGTGTTGAAGCCGG ATGCAGTGAACTAGAgaaagaaacattaaatatgaCATCGACTGACACATATCAGTTAAAATGGCATTCTCACAGCTCCCATTTAAATGGTTCAGTGGCATCGTTGCTACGCTCGGAGCGTTTTACGGACGTTGTACTTTGTACCATGGATGGGTCTCAGATACCGGCCCACAAATTCATCCTCAGCTCATGCAGCGTCTACTTCAGTAATCTCTTCGAAGGACAACGTTCTGTGACGCGTATGGGGGGAATACTGTATGTAGTACTGCCATCAGAGATATCCACAAAAGCCTTAAAGATTCTCGTAGAGTACATGTATaaag GTGAAACCACAGTCTCTAATGAAGTGTTAGACATAGTATTAAAAGCAGGAGAAGTACTCAAAATTAGGGGATTATGGCGTCAGACAGATGAGATTGGAGGTGATTCTACACCTGCTGAGAAGACCACCACTAGCCCATCATCTGCTAAGCAAACtgagaaaacaaaagaagttTCCAAAATAGCCTTAAAAAAAGATGATAAAATTCTCAAAACGTTTAATCCAATACAGGGCCAGGGTGGGAg ACCAATGTTTATTGGCCCCCCAAAGTTGGTTTTCATCAAAACAAGTGATGGGACTACTCAAGCAGCTATAAGACCTGGCGTACCAGGAACCAAAGGTCAGACTATACTTGTGACCCCAGCTCCAGCTAACACGGAAACCACTACATCCACAATCACAATGCCCACACCAACTATCAGTTTGGCTATAGATGATGCCGAAGAAGGAATTCCAGCTAGGGTTGTAAAAAGAAATGTGGCAGAAAAGAAATATGGAAAGAAACAAAAGGTGGAGCCTTTGGAAGAAATTAAGGATGATGATGCAGGCTCTGTTACTTCAA agaAATCAAGTCAAAGTAATTCGGCTGTAGAAGTCCATGTGAAAGAAGAGCCAGAATGGGATGCAAGCAGCATTGAGGAAGAAGAGAGGTCCATAGCAGAGATGTTCCAAGCCGAGATGAGTGTAAAGTCGGAGCCATGTGATGATGTAGATGTTGAGGAAGAGGGACTG ctCTACAGTCCACTGTCATGTGAGCTTTGCGCTGAAGTGTTCTCGGTTCCCGCTGCATGGGTCAGGCATGTGCAGCATCATGCAGACAATGATCATCATCATGCTCGGAAAAGGAAGCGACAATCAGAT agCGACGACACAGAAGAAACGACAGCTTTACTCCGCTGTGACCTTTGCCAGAAACATTTCCCGAACCCAGCCGAATGGGTGAGACACGTACAAAGCTCGCACACTGAGACAG AATTGGCCTTATCAAACAACAGTGAACCACCAAAACGTCACAATCGTTTCACAGACGGCGAGCAAAACAAGAAATGCGAACAATGCAACAAGATGTTCCCGTCGCATGCCTCCATGCTCATACACTTGCGCACGCACACGG TTTCCGAGATGTGTGAAGATATTACTAAAAGAAATGCACgaaactgtaaaaaatatcgtttaCGAAAAAAATCTGCAAATCCAAATCAGAgggtagtaataaaaaaaactaactctGAAAAGTGTCGACAGTATAGACAACGAAAAAAATTGCTTGCACAACAAGTACAATCAAATAACGAAGCTATTTATATACCATCAAACTCAAGTTTGCAAATGACGTTAGAACCTCAGCTTATTACCacag
- the LOC111000580 gene encoding zinc finger and BTB domain-containing protein 17 isoform X8 translates to MTSTDTYQLKWHSHSSHLNGSVASLLRSERFTDVVLCTMDGSQIPAHKFILSSCSVYFSNLFEGQRSVTRMGGILYVVLPSEISTKALKILVEYMYKGETTVSNEVLDIVLKAGEVLKIRGLWRQTDEIGGDSTPAEKTTTSPSSAKQTEKTKEVSKIALKKDDKILKTFNPIQGQGGRPMFIGPPKLVFIKTSDGTTQAAIRPGVPGTKGQTILVTPAPANTETTTSTITMPTPTISLAIDDAEEGIPARVVKRNVAEKKYGKKQKVEPLEEIKDDDAGSVTSKKSSQSNSAVEVHVKEEPEWDASSIEEEERSIAEMFQAEMSVKSEPCDDVDVEEEGLLYSPLSCELCAEVFSVPAAWVRHVQHHADNDHHHARKRKRQSDSDDTEETTALLRCDLCQKHFPNPAEWVRHVQSSHTETELALSNNSEPPKRHNRFTDGEQNKKCEQCNKMFPSHASMLIHLRTHTVSEMCEDITKRNARNCKKYRLRKKSANPNQRVVIKKTNSEKCRQYRQRKKLLAQQVQSNNEAIYIPSNSSLQMTLEPQLITTGERPFVCGLCNKGFNVKSNLLRHLRTLHDQVVSPTQLDEAGPSELKKET, encoded by the exons atgaCATCGACTGACACATATCAGTTAAAATGGCATTCTCACAGCTCCCATTTAAATGGTTCAGTGGCATCGTTGCTACGCTCGGAGCGTTTTACGGACGTTGTACTTTGTACCATGGATGGGTCTCAGATACCGGCCCACAAATTCATCCTCAGCTCATGCAGCGTCTACTTCAGTAATCTCTTCGAAGGACAACGTTCTGTGACGCGTATGGGGGGAATACTGTATGTAGTACTGCCATCAGAGATATCCACAAAAGCCTTAAAGATTCTCGTAGAGTACATGTATaaag GTGAAACCACAGTCTCTAATGAAGTGTTAGACATAGTATTAAAAGCAGGAGAAGTACTCAAAATTAGGGGATTATGGCGTCAGACAGATGAGATTGGAGGTGATTCTACACCTGCTGAGAAGACCACCACTAGCCCATCATCTGCTAAGCAAACtgagaaaacaaaagaagttTCCAAAATAGCCTTAAAAAAAGATGATAAAATTCTCAAAACGTTTAATCCAATACAGGGCCAGGGTGGGAg ACCAATGTTTATTGGCCCCCCAAAGTTGGTTTTCATCAAAACAAGTGATGGGACTACTCAAGCAGCTATAAGACCTGGCGTACCAGGAACCAAAGGTCAGACTATACTTGTGACCCCAGCTCCAGCTAACACGGAAACCACTACATCCACAATCACAATGCCCACACCAACTATCAGTTTGGCTATAGATGATGCCGAAGAAGGAATTCCAGCTAGGGTTGTAAAAAGAAATGTGGCAGAAAAGAAATATGGAAAGAAACAAAAGGTGGAGCCTTTGGAAGAAATTAAGGATGATGATGCAGGCTCTGTTACTTCAA agaAATCAAGTCAAAGTAATTCGGCTGTAGAAGTCCATGTGAAAGAAGAGCCAGAATGGGATGCAAGCAGCATTGAGGAAGAAGAGAGGTCCATAGCAGAGATGTTCCAAGCCGAGATGAGTGTAAAGTCGGAGCCATGTGATGATGTAGATGTTGAGGAAGAGGGACTG ctCTACAGTCCACTGTCATGTGAGCTTTGCGCTGAAGTGTTCTCGGTTCCCGCTGCATGGGTCAGGCATGTGCAGCATCATGCAGACAATGATCATCATCATGCTCGGAAAAGGAAGCGACAATCAGAT agCGACGACACAGAAGAAACGACAGCTTTACTCCGCTGTGACCTTTGCCAGAAACATTTCCCGAACCCAGCCGAATGGGTGAGACACGTACAAAGCTCGCACACTGAGACAG AATTGGCCTTATCAAACAACAGTGAACCACCAAAACGTCACAATCGTTTCACAGACGGCGAGCAAAACAAGAAATGCGAACAATGCAACAAGATGTTCCCGTCGCATGCCTCCATGCTCATACACTTGCGCACGCACACGG TTTCCGAGATGTGTGAAGATATTACTAAAAGAAATGCACgaaactgtaaaaaatatcgtttaCGAAAAAAATCTGCAAATCCAAATCAGAgggtagtaataaaaaaaactaactctGAAAAGTGTCGACAGTATAGACAACGAAAAAAATTGCTTGCACAACAAGTACAATCAAATAACGAAGCTATTTATATACCATCAAACTCAAGTTTGCAAATGACGTTAGAACCTCAGCTTATTACCacag
- the LOC111000580 gene encoding zinc finger and BTB domain-containing protein 17 isoform X7, which yields MQDKCTPSVEAGCSELEKETLNMTSTDTYQLKWHSHSSHLNGSVASLLRSERFTDVVLCTMDGSQIPAHKFILSSCSVYFSNLFEGQRSVTRMGGILYVVLPSEISTKALKILVEYMYKGETTVSNEVLDIVLKAGEVLKIRGLWRQTDEIGGDSTPAEKTTTSPSSAKQTEKTKEVSKIALKKDDKILKTFNPIQGQGGRPMFIGPPKLVFIKTSDGTTQAAIRPGVPGTKGQTILVTPAPANTETTTSTITMPTPTISLAIDDAEEGIPARVVKRNVAEKKYGKKQKVEPLEEIKDDDAGSVTSKKSSQSNSAVEVHVKEEPEWDASSIEEEERSIAEMFQAEMSVKSEPCDDVDVEEEGLLYSPLSCELCAEVFSVPAAWVRHVQHHADNDHHHARKRKRQSDSDDTEETTALLRCDLCQKHFPNPAEWVRHVQSSHTETELALSNNSEPPKRHNRFTDGEQNKKCEQCNKMFPSHASMLIHLRTHTVSEMCEDITKRNARNCKKYRLRKKSANPNQRVVIKKTNSEKCRQYRQRKKLLAQQVQSNNEAIYIPSNSSLQMTLEPQLITTGERPFVCGLCNKGFNVKSNLLRHLRTLHDQVVSPTQLDEAGPSELKKET from the exons ATGCAAGACAAGTGTACACCAAGTGTTGAAGCCGG ATGCAGTGAACTAGAgaaagaaacattaaatatgaCATCGACTGACACATATCAGTTAAAATGGCATTCTCACAGCTCCCATTTAAATGGTTCAGTGGCATCGTTGCTACGCTCGGAGCGTTTTACGGACGTTGTACTTTGTACCATGGATGGGTCTCAGATACCGGCCCACAAATTCATCCTCAGCTCATGCAGCGTCTACTTCAGTAATCTCTTCGAAGGACAACGTTCTGTGACGCGTATGGGGGGAATACTGTATGTAGTACTGCCATCAGAGATATCCACAAAAGCCTTAAAGATTCTCGTAGAGTACATGTATaaag GTGAAACCACAGTCTCTAATGAAGTGTTAGACATAGTATTAAAAGCAGGAGAAGTACTCAAAATTAGGGGATTATGGCGTCAGACAGATGAGATTGGAGGTGATTCTACACCTGCTGAGAAGACCACCACTAGCCCATCATCTGCTAAGCAAACtgagaaaacaaaagaagttTCCAAAATAGCCTTAAAAAAAGATGATAAAATTCTCAAAACGTTTAATCCAATACAGGGCCAGGGTGGGAg ACCAATGTTTATTGGCCCCCCAAAGTTGGTTTTCATCAAAACAAGTGATGGGACTACTCAAGCAGCTATAAGACCTGGCGTACCAGGAACCAAAGGTCAGACTATACTTGTGACCCCAGCTCCAGCTAACACGGAAACCACTACATCCACAATCACAATGCCCACACCAACTATCAGTTTGGCTATAGATGATGCCGAAGAAGGAATTCCAGCTAGGGTTGTAAAAAGAAATGTGGCAGAAAAGAAATATGGAAAGAAACAAAAGGTGGAGCCTTTGGAAGAAATTAAGGATGATGATGCAGGCTCTGTTACTTCAA agaAATCAAGTCAAAGTAATTCGGCTGTAGAAGTCCATGTGAAAGAAGAGCCAGAATGGGATGCAAGCAGCATTGAGGAAGAAGAGAGGTCCATAGCAGAGATGTTCCAAGCCGAGATGAGTGTAAAGTCGGAGCCATGTGATGATGTAGATGTTGAGGAAGAGGGACTG ctCTACAGTCCACTGTCATGTGAGCTTTGCGCTGAAGTGTTCTCGGTTCCCGCTGCATGGGTCAGGCATGTGCAGCATCATGCAGACAATGATCATCATCATGCTCGGAAAAGGAAGCGACAATCAGAT agCGACGACACAGAAGAAACGACAGCTTTACTCCGCTGTGACCTTTGCCAGAAACATTTCCCGAACCCAGCCGAATGGGTGAGACACGTACAAAGCTCGCACACTGAGACAG AATTGGCCTTATCAAACAACAGTGAACCACCAAAACGTCACAATCGTTTCACAGACGGCGAGCAAAACAAGAAATGCGAACAATGCAACAAGATGTTCCCGTCGCATGCCTCCATGCTCATACACTTGCGCACGCACACGG TTTCCGAGATGTGTGAAGATATTACTAAAAGAAATGCACgaaactgtaaaaaatatcgtttaCGAAAAAAATCTGCAAATCCAAATCAGAgggtagtaataaaaaaaactaactctGAAAAGTGTCGACAGTATAGACAACGAAAAAAATTGCTTGCACAACAAGTACAATCAAATAACGAAGCTATTTATATACCATCAAACTCAAGTTTGCAAATGACGTTAGAACCTCAGCTTATTACCacag
- the LOC111000580 gene encoding zinc finger and BTB domain-containing protein 17 isoform X6, which produces MWRIYIFLGRDSIYVSKWFGYDDFSFMQDKCTPSVEAGCSELEKETLNMTSTDTYQLKWHSHSSHLNGSVASLLRSERFTDVVLCTMDGSQIPAHKFILSSCSVYFSNLFEGQRSVTRMGGILYVVLPSEISTKALKILVEYMYKGETTVSNEVLDIVLKAGEVLKIRGLWRQTDEIGGDSTPAEKTTTSPSSAKQTEKTKEVSKIALKKDDKILKTFNPIQGQGGRPMFIGPPKLVFIKTSDGTTQAAIRPGVPGTKGQTILVTPAPANTETTTSTITMPTPTISLAIDDAEEGIPARVVKRNVAEKKYGKKQKVEPLEEIKDDDAGSVTSKKSSQSNSAVEVHVKEEPEWDASSIEEEERSIAEMFQAEMSVKSEPCDDVDVEEEGLLYSPLSCELCAEVFSVPAAWVRHVQHHADNDHHHARKRKRQSDSDDTEETTALLRCDLCQKHFPNPAEWVRHVQSSHTETELALSNNSEPPKRHNRFTDGEQNKKCEQCNKMFPSHASMLIHLRTHTVSEMCEDITKRNARNCKKYRLRKKSANPNQRVVIKKTNSEKCRQYRQRKKLLAQQVQSNNEAIYIPSNSSLQMTLEPQLITTGERPFVCGLCNKGFNVKSNLLRHLRTLHDQVVSPTQLDEAGPSELKKET; this is translated from the exons ATGTGGCGGATTTACATCTTTTTAG GTCGGGACAGTATTTACGTATCAAAATGGTTTGGTTATGACGACTTCAGTTTTATGCAAGACAAGTGTACACCAAGTGTTGAAGCCGG ATGCAGTGAACTAGAgaaagaaacattaaatatgaCATCGACTGACACATATCAGTTAAAATGGCATTCTCACAGCTCCCATTTAAATGGTTCAGTGGCATCGTTGCTACGCTCGGAGCGTTTTACGGACGTTGTACTTTGTACCATGGATGGGTCTCAGATACCGGCCCACAAATTCATCCTCAGCTCATGCAGCGTCTACTTCAGTAATCTCTTCGAAGGACAACGTTCTGTGACGCGTATGGGGGGAATACTGTATGTAGTACTGCCATCAGAGATATCCACAAAAGCCTTAAAGATTCTCGTAGAGTACATGTATaaag GTGAAACCACAGTCTCTAATGAAGTGTTAGACATAGTATTAAAAGCAGGAGAAGTACTCAAAATTAGGGGATTATGGCGTCAGACAGATGAGATTGGAGGTGATTCTACACCTGCTGAGAAGACCACCACTAGCCCATCATCTGCTAAGCAAACtgagaaaacaaaagaagttTCCAAAATAGCCTTAAAAAAAGATGATAAAATTCTCAAAACGTTTAATCCAATACAGGGCCAGGGTGGGAg ACCAATGTTTATTGGCCCCCCAAAGTTGGTTTTCATCAAAACAAGTGATGGGACTACTCAAGCAGCTATAAGACCTGGCGTACCAGGAACCAAAGGTCAGACTATACTTGTGACCCCAGCTCCAGCTAACACGGAAACCACTACATCCACAATCACAATGCCCACACCAACTATCAGTTTGGCTATAGATGATGCCGAAGAAGGAATTCCAGCTAGGGTTGTAAAAAGAAATGTGGCAGAAAAGAAATATGGAAAGAAACAAAAGGTGGAGCCTTTGGAAGAAATTAAGGATGATGATGCAGGCTCTGTTACTTCAA agaAATCAAGTCAAAGTAATTCGGCTGTAGAAGTCCATGTGAAAGAAGAGCCAGAATGGGATGCAAGCAGCATTGAGGAAGAAGAGAGGTCCATAGCAGAGATGTTCCAAGCCGAGATGAGTGTAAAGTCGGAGCCATGTGATGATGTAGATGTTGAGGAAGAGGGACTG ctCTACAGTCCACTGTCATGTGAGCTTTGCGCTGAAGTGTTCTCGGTTCCCGCTGCATGGGTCAGGCATGTGCAGCATCATGCAGACAATGATCATCATCATGCTCGGAAAAGGAAGCGACAATCAGAT agCGACGACACAGAAGAAACGACAGCTTTACTCCGCTGTGACCTTTGCCAGAAACATTTCCCGAACCCAGCCGAATGGGTGAGACACGTACAAAGCTCGCACACTGAGACAG AATTGGCCTTATCAAACAACAGTGAACCACCAAAACGTCACAATCGTTTCACAGACGGCGAGCAAAACAAGAAATGCGAACAATGCAACAAGATGTTCCCGTCGCATGCCTCCATGCTCATACACTTGCGCACGCACACGG TTTCCGAGATGTGTGAAGATATTACTAAAAGAAATGCACgaaactgtaaaaaatatcgtttaCGAAAAAAATCTGCAAATCCAAATCAGAgggtagtaataaaaaaaactaactctGAAAAGTGTCGACAGTATAGACAACGAAAAAAATTGCTTGCACAACAAGTACAATCAAATAACGAAGCTATTTATATACCATCAAACTCAAGTTTGCAAATGACGTTAGAACCTCAGCTTATTACCacag